One Succinispira mobilis DSM 6222 genomic window carries:
- the smc gene encoding chromosome segregation protein SMC gives MYLKSLEAVGFKSFAEKVTVNFQKGVIAVVGPNGSGKSNITDAIRWVLGEQSTKYLRASAMQDVIFSGTQLRKPANLAQVSLVFDNSDHSLPIDYQEVEITRRLYRSGESEYYINKKGCRLKDVHNLFLDTGVGKGSLFVIGQNKVDEILNGRADEKRILIEDIAGIIKYKLKKQESIQRLDKVQENLLRICDIKLENENNIEVLAREAEKTRQYNDLYVSLKHNSIQEYLYNYESLQNSIGELEKKYREQDINKERNILDINNLEENQAKNNKTLEELDNYYSEMQTKLTSLSTTCEKILGSSSVLRERQNQLKNKIVELDLQQEKLIADYNHHNNINLVNLQKDKNVKEQDLIGLNNTYANYRSEYERINDIYNDKMVAYKNFQETLSNSLNEYLDKKNHILYLQKNIEQIQARIIRQAQEADDSEKLQQAAELELAEHTNNLRNTELQKVKLNKDIAENLENKQKLQNEIAVLLQKKADIEVQLQKIKNQNTVLERLHAAYQGFAVGARSILSAQKSWRSGIIGAVAEILTVPKEYILAIETALGSSMQNIITQDDKVAKVAVEYLKENKLGRVTFLPLNTLSPQKFIDSQALTEKGVLGTAESLVACKPELKIVANFLLGRILVVDNIDNALNIARKYNFKHRLVTISGEVINIGGSLTGGSFKNSEPSFLAREEEIKTNKNNILKLEKEYKLLAGEFENKNSLFKELEIKVQFATDEAQQMAVKSSKQQAQVEYLKEKVENLKLEVASCNKNVEREKIELQELEAQLVQVEVLLTNLENSKDLGREDLTQQELEINSLQVKRENCLKAINELELQKNSLQQEIKYLQEKILYTQEDLEKITTERSEVVRLIQENQLAEASLLKELTEIDERQKQAEMDIVEQKRKNSAIAIQRESLLSKQIEIQTALREKNLLQSSLERAASKAEMNLNEKRMLIDNLNNNLQEKFSLDLEQAKMLREEGINIKVCKKNIQNIQEAIKGLGLVNPKAIEDYQLAAEKLEFMNKQYQDLLESKDNLEIIIQDIDKAMTEKFKVAFKELNEEFGKTYKNLFAGGSARLELLEADDWLNSGVEIFVQPVGKKQQALSLLSGGERSLTVIALLFAILSLRKTSFCVLDEIDAPLDEANLHRFNRYLQEYGINTQFIIVTHRKPSMQIANTIYGVTMQEPGISKVLSVQIKDMEVGE, from the coding sequence TTGTATTTAAAGTCTTTAGAAGCAGTAGGATTTAAATCATTTGCCGAGAAAGTAACTGTTAATTTTCAGAAAGGCGTTATTGCCGTTGTTGGACCTAACGGAAGCGGGAAAAGTAACATTACCGATGCAATAAGATGGGTTTTAGGAGAACAGAGTACAAAATATTTACGTGCCTCGGCAATGCAAGATGTGATTTTTTCAGGAACACAACTTCGCAAACCAGCAAATTTGGCTCAAGTTTCTTTGGTGTTTGACAATTCGGATCACAGTTTACCTATTGATTATCAAGAAGTTGAAATAACTAGACGACTTTATCGTAGTGGTGAAAGTGAATATTATATAAATAAAAAAGGCTGCAGATTAAAAGATGTCCATAATCTTTTTTTGGATACTGGTGTAGGCAAAGGGTCATTATTTGTCATTGGGCAAAATAAAGTTGATGAAATTCTTAATGGGCGAGCTGATGAAAAAAGAATTTTAATTGAAGATATTGCAGGGATAATAAAGTATAAGTTGAAAAAACAAGAAAGTATCCAAAGACTAGATAAAGTACAAGAAAATTTATTGAGAATTTGTGATATTAAGCTTGAAAATGAAAACAATATTGAAGTTTTAGCAAGAGAAGCCGAAAAAACAAGGCAGTATAATGATTTATATGTTAGTTTGAAGCATAATAGCATTCAAGAATATCTTTATAATTATGAAAGTTTGCAAAATTCCATTGGCGAGTTAGAAAAAAAATATCGAGAACAGGATATAAATAAAGAGCGAAATATTTTAGATATAAACAATTTAGAGGAAAATCAAGCTAAGAATAATAAAACCTTAGAGGAGTTAGATAATTATTATTCTGAAATGCAAACCAAACTTACCAGTTTATCTACCACTTGTGAAAAAATATTAGGCAGTAGTTCGGTTTTGCGAGAACGACAAAATCAATTAAAAAATAAAATTGTTGAATTAGACTTACAACAAGAAAAATTAATAGCTGATTATAATCACCACAATAATATCAATTTGGTGAATTTGCAAAAAGATAAAAACGTCAAAGAACAAGATTTGATTGGTTTAAATAATACTTATGCCAATTATCGCAGCGAATATGAGCGAATTAATGATATATACAATGATAAGATGGTTGCTTATAAAAATTTTCAAGAGACACTAAGTAACAGTCTTAATGAATATCTAGATAAAAAAAATCATATATTGTATTTGCAAAAAAATATAGAACAAATACAGGCGCGTATTATCAGACAAGCACAGGAAGCTGATGACAGTGAAAAATTACAGCAAGCTGCAGAGTTAGAACTGGCAGAACATACAAATAATTTAAGAAATACTGAATTGCAAAAAGTGAAATTAAATAAAGATATTGCTGAAAACCTAGAAAATAAGCAAAAACTACAAAATGAAATTGCAGTATTGCTTCAGAAAAAGGCAGATATTGAAGTGCAATTGCAAAAAATAAAAAACCAAAATACGGTGTTAGAGAGACTGCATGCTGCTTATCAAGGATTTGCTGTTGGGGCCAGAAGTATTTTATCGGCACAAAAATCATGGCGGAGCGGAATAATTGGTGCTGTAGCAGAAATTTTAACAGTTCCGAAAGAATATATTCTAGCAATTGAGACTGCTTTGGGAAGTAGTATGCAAAATATTATTACACAAGATGATAAAGTTGCAAAAGTAGCAGTTGAATATTTAAAAGAAAACAAATTAGGGCGAGTAACCTTTTTACCATTAAATACTTTAAGTCCGCAAAAATTTATTGATTCTCAAGCTTTAACTGAAAAAGGTGTTCTTGGTACAGCAGAAAGTCTAGTAGCTTGTAAGCCAGAATTAAAGATAGTTGCTAATTTTTTATTGGGAAGAATTTTAGTAGTTGACAATATTGATAATGCTTTAAATATTGCGCGTAAATACAATTTTAAGCATCGTTTAGTTACAATAAGTGGCGAAGTAATAAATATTGGTGGCTCTTTAACAGGAGGAAGTTTTAAAAATAGTGAACCGAGTTTTTTAGCACGGGAAGAAGAAATAAAAACTAATAAAAATAATATACTTAAATTAGAAAAAGAGTATAAATTATTGGCTGGGGAATTTGAAAATAAAAATTCGCTTTTTAAAGAGCTAGAGATTAAAGTTCAATTTGCTACGGATGAAGCTCAACAAATGGCGGTTAAATCTTCTAAACAGCAAGCTCAAGTAGAATATTTAAAAGAAAAAGTAGAAAATTTAAAGCTAGAAGTAGCAAGTTGTAATAAAAATGTAGAGAGAGAAAAAATAGAACTACAAGAATTAGAAGCGCAACTAGTTCAAGTAGAGGTTCTACTTACGAACTTAGAAAACAGCAAAGATTTAGGTAGAGAAGACTTAACACAGCAGGAACTAGAAATAAATAGTTTGCAAGTAAAGCGGGAAAATTGTTTAAAAGCCATAAATGAATTGGAATTGCAAAAAAACAGTTTACAACAGGAAATTAAATATTTACAAGAAAAAATTTTATATACACAAGAAGATCTGGAAAAGATAACAACAGAACGAAGTGAAGTGGTAAGATTAATTCAAGAAAATCAGCTCGCAGAAGCGTCGCTCTTAAAGGAATTAACTGAAATTGATGAGCGACAAAAACAAGCGGAAATGGATATCGTAGAGCAGAAAAGAAAAAATTCAGCGATAGCTATACAACGCGAGAGTTTGCTGTCTAAGCAAATTGAAATACAGACAGCATTGCGGGAAAAGAATTTATTGCAAAGTAGTTTAGAACGGGCAGCAAGTAAAGCCGAAATGAATTTAAACGAAAAACGAATGCTTATAGATAATTTGAATAATAATTTACAGGAAAAGTTTTCGCTTGATCTAGAGCAAGCAAAAATGCTACGTGAAGAAGGCATAAACATTAAAGTTTGCAAAAAAAATATTCAAAATATCCAAGAGGCTATTAAAGGTTTGGGATTAGTAAATCCTAAAGCCATTGAAGATTACCAGCTTGCTGCAGAAAAACTAGAATTTATGAACAAGCAATATCAAGATTTACTAGAAAGCAAAGATAATTTAGAAATAATAATCCAAGACATTGATAAAGCGATGACGGAGAAATTTAAGGTGGCGTTCAAAGAACTTAATGAAGAATTTGGCAAAACCTATAAAAATTTATTTGCAGGTGGAAGCGCGCGTCTGGAATTATTAGAGGCAGATGATTGGCTGAATTCTGGCGTAGAGATTTTTGTCCAACCAGTTGGAAAAAAACAACAAGCTTTATCTTTATTATCAGGAGGAGAAAGGTCATTAACTGTAATAGCTCTTCTTTTTGCGATACTTTCATTGAGAAAAACATCTTTTTGTGTTTTAGATGAAATAGATGCACCACTAGATGAAGCGAATTTACACAGATTCAATAGATATTTGCAAGAATACGGTATTAACACTCAATTTATAATCGTAACTCATCGTAAACCTAGTATGCAAATAGCAAATACTATTTATGGAGTAACAATGCAAGAACCAGGAATATCAAAAGTTTTATCAGTCCAAATTAAAGATATGGAGGTAGGAGAATGA